One segment of Solanum stenotomum isolate F172 chromosome 1, ASM1918654v1, whole genome shotgun sequence DNA contains the following:
- the LOC125845802 gene encoding uncharacterized protein At5g39865, with product MKNINGGILRKIKSLPTLVFQVNHPTKHLQSQLTTNTQHDNKMFCQNISFDDLANDVDHQETTCEYETHHFFQESNTMEENKLLCDFEYKCPPGGKDTIILYTTSLRGIRKTFEDCNMIRFLLESFRVVYYERDVSIHMEYREELWRILGGRIVPPRLFIKGRDIGRANEVVGLHEQGILKKLLHDIPLISSKFPCNGCCGIRFVLCLSCHGCCKIIDQGKDTNGYRIRCPKCNENGLIKCPVCS from the coding sequence ATGAAAAACATCAATGGAGGAATTCTAAGGAAAATCAAATCCCTTCCAACATTAGTTTTCCAAGTAAATCATCCAACCAAACATCTCCAAAGTCAACTAACAACAAACACACAGCATGACAATAAGATGTTTTGTCAAAACATTAGCTTTGATGATCTTGCAAATGATGTTGATCATCAAGAGACTACATGTGAATATGAAACTcatcatttttttcaagaatcaaACACTATGGAGGAAAACAAACTCTTGTGTGATTTCGAATACAAGTGTCCACCAGGAGGAAAAGACACAATCATTCTCTACACAACGAGCCTAAGAGGGATAAGGAAGACGTTTGAGGATTGCAACATGATTCGATTCCTACTAGAAAGCTTTCGTGTTGTCTACTATGAACGAGATGTATCCATACACATGGAGTATAGAGAGGAGTTGTGGAGGATTCTTGGAGGAAGAATTGTCCCTCCAAGATTGTTTATTAAAGGTAGAGACATTGGTAGAGCTAATGAAGTTGTTGGACTTCATGAACAAGGGATTTTAAAGAAACTATTACATGACATtcctttaatttcttcaaaatttccATGTAATGGTTGTTGTGGGATTAgatttgttttgtgtttgagttgtCATGGATGTTGCAAGATCATAGATCAAGGTAAAGATACTAATGGATATCGAATTCGATGTCCAAAATGTAACGAAAATGGATTGATCAAGTGTCCTGTTTGTAGTTAG